A window of the Planococcus citri chromosome 4, ihPlaCitr1.1, whole genome shotgun sequence genome harbors these coding sequences:
- the snf gene encoding U1 small nuclear ribonucleoprotein A, whose translation MMDIRPNHTIYVNNLNEKVKKEELKKSLYAIFSQFGQILDIVALKTLKMRGQAFVIFKEISSATTAIRSMQGFPFYDKPMRIQYARHDSDLISKMKGQFQERPKKPKKNPATAEENNENKKMKKKATKEQVKPNANQNANQFRPNAMNPQAGLYQQNNVAEQPPNMILFLTNLPEETNEMMLSMLFTQFPGFKEVRLVPNRHDIAFVEFENEIQAGQAKNALNGFKITPTHAMKVSFAKK comes from the exons ATGATGGATATTCGACCGAATCACACGATATACGTGAATAATCtcaatgaaaaagtgaaaaaagaag AGCTGAAGAAATCATTGTACGCGATATTTTCACAATTCGGGCAAATACTCGATATCGTAGcgttgaaaacgttgaaaatgcGTGGTCAAGCgttcgtaattttcaaagaaattagcAGCGCAACTACGGCTATTAGATCTATGCAAGGGTTTCCCTTTTACGATAAACCAATG CGAATTCAATACGCTAGACACGATTCCGACCTTATCTCTAAAATGAAAGGTCAATTCCAAGAGAGACCCAAGAAACCTAAGAAGAATCCGGCTACGGCTGAAGAAAACAACGAGAAtaagaaaatgaagaagaagGCTACTAAAGAACAAGTCAAACCTAACGCTAATCAGAACGCTAACCAATTTCGTCCTAACGCTATGAATCCACAAGCTGGATTGTATCAACAAA ACAATGTTGCCGAACAACCACCTAATATGATATTGTTCTTGACGAATTTACCCGAAGAGACCAATGAAATGATGTTATCCATGTTGTTTACCCA ATTCCCCGGATTCAAAGAAGTTCGACTGGTTCCGAACAGACACGATATCGCGTTCGTTGAATTCGAAAACGAAATACAAGCTGGTCAGGCTAAAAATGCGCTTAATGGTTTTAAAATCACACCAACGCATGCGATGAAAGTATCATTCGCTAAAAAGTAA
- the LOC135845011 gene encoding leukocyte elastase inhibitor-like gives MKFPCILSICFVIVLNVNAVTWPDPKNFRLTDYINYSPRTNVASNAVNNWKPKSFRQNSNPGEQSTQNNCLTDTQKRITKGINRLAVGLDYMLSKSNPNGNILVAPINVFKTLATVMLGTAGDTEKELLKMLSGLILGRKITEGTEAFHKEMGKLLAKVTDIDPGVKFGTNINIAGGVFVQKGFQIKQRFIEMAKSIYRSDVTELDFLNDGTNSAIAVNNWVANHTENRIKELIQPPIDPTTKLIVAGALYFNGDWEFPFFLKATKWQPFYLGDGKDETNTVQVQMMVGQALIPYYEDKEVGYQAIGLPYKNRSVYMYVVLPRQNTSLKQLTTRFMHNDFTNIVEKSKPSEVFYVMPKMQLENKINLRSPLEYLGVRSLFNPSKANFTNIADAQIYASEILHKVEMDVNEIGTTASAATATTVNRGGYINFRADRPFFLFIYNVKAEVMTFWASIQKPTPFQ, from the exons ATGAAGTTTCCTTGTATTTTGAGTATTTGCTTTGTAATCGTACTGAATGTTAACGCTGTAACTTGGCCGGATCCGAAGAATTTTCGTTTAACCGATTATATAAATTATTCGCCTCGAACGAATGTTGCATCCAACGCTGTAAATAATTGGAAACCGAAaagttttcgtcaaaattccaACCCAGGAGAacaatcaactcaaaataattGTTTAACGGATACGCAAAAG cgtATTACTAAAGGTATCAATAGACTGGCAGTTGGTTTAGATTACATGCTTTCTAAATCCAATCCAAATGGAAATATTTTAGTAGCTCCGATAAACGTTTTCAAAACACTGGCCACCGTCATGCTAGGTACAGCGGGAGATACTGaaaaagaattattaaaaatgctCAGCGGTCTAATCTTAGGGCGAAAGATAACCGAAGG AACGGAAGCGTTTCACAAAGAGATGGGTAAACTGTTAGCCAAAGTAACCGATATTGATCCGGGAGTTAAATTCGGTACGAATATAAACATCGCTGGCGGAGTATTCGTACAAAAAGGTTTTCAAATAAAGCAACGATTTATCGAAATGGCTAAAAGTATTTATAGGAGCGACGTCACCGAATTGGATTTCCTTAACGATGGTACGAATTCTGCAATTGCTGTTAACAA TTGGGTAGCCAATCATACCGAGAACAGGATTAAAGAACTAATTCAACCACCTATCGATCCGACCACTAAATTAATCGTAGCTGGAGCTTTGTACTTTAACGGCGATTGGGAGTTTCCATTTTTCCTCAAAGCAACCAAATG GCAACCATTTTACTTGGGAGATGGTAAAGATGAAACTAACACAGTTCAAGTACAAATGATGGTTGGTCAAGCTTTGATTCCGTACTACGAAGATAAAGAAGTCGGTTACCAAGCGATCGGTTTACCCTACAAAAACAGATCAGTTTACATGTACGTTGTGTTACCGAGACAAAATACGAGTTTAAAGCAACTTACCACCAGATTCATGCATAACGACTTCACCAACATCGTCGAAAAATCCAAACCGTCCGAAGTATTCTACGTGATGCCAAAAATGCAACTCGAAAACAAGATTAATTTGAGATCGCCGTTAGAGTATTTAGGAGTTCGATCTCTGTTCAATCCGTCCAAAGCTAATTTTACTAATATCGCAGACGCGCAGATATACGCTTCGGAAATTCTACATAAAGTCGAGATGGATGTAAATGAAATCGGTACGACAGCCAGCGCAGCTACTGCTACCACCGTGAATAGAGGCGGGTATATTAATTTCAGGGCGGATAGGCCTTTCTTCCTTTTTATATACAATGTTAAAGCCGAAGTCATGACATTTTGGGCTAGCATTCAGAAACCTACTCCTTTTCAGTGA